One part of the Lapillicoccus jejuensis genome encodes these proteins:
- a CDS encoding ComEC/Rec2 family competence protein: MTRVWAGDRLAWPGIEARVWWPARVIRAGSVPNNASVVLTVDVDGLRLLLLGDVEREAAAELLRALRTEPALLADGFDVVKVAHHGSANRDDELYAATHAPLALVSVGADNDYGHPAPSTVTALRGDGFQVLRTDQSGDIAVLGDHGGLRYVTSR; the protein is encoded by the coding sequence GTGACCCGGGTGTGGGCCGGCGACCGGCTCGCGTGGCCGGGGATCGAGGCGCGGGTGTGGTGGCCGGCCCGGGTCATCCGGGCCGGGTCGGTGCCGAACAACGCGTCGGTCGTCCTCACCGTCGACGTCGACGGGCTGCGGCTGCTGCTCCTCGGCGACGTCGAGCGCGAGGCGGCGGCGGAGCTGCTGCGGGCTCTGCGGACCGAGCCGGCGCTCCTCGCCGACGGCTTCGACGTCGTCAAGGTCGCCCACCACGGCTCGGCCAACCGTGACGACGAGCTGTACGCCGCCACCCACGCCCCGCTCGCCCTCGTCAGCGTCGGGGCCGACAACGACTACGGACACCCTGCGCCGTCCACCGTCACGGCCCTCCGCGGCGACGGCTTCCAGGTCCTGCGCACCGACCAGTCGGGTGACATCGCCGTCCTCGGCGACCACGGCGGGCTGCGCTACGTCACTTCCCGCTGA
- a CDS encoding LysR family transcriptional regulator: protein MIDAAGLRVMRAIAEEGSFTGAATALGYSQPAVSQMVRRLEQRTGTVLVERIGRQVRLTEAGQVLARHAVGVLAALDAAEEEVAAIAGLRSGRVRLMAFPSSSATLVPRALSLVRSRFPDVSVSFSEAEPPEALAALRAGDCDLAVTFAYEQDEVPASEDLDLFVSTVLLEDEVRLAVPRSHPLAETGEVDLADVGSESWIAGCPRCRGHLLALARRSGFSPTVSYETEDYVAVLGLVGEGLGVALVPDLILAAAKHDGVATLPLKPASRRVITAVTTEDLQRVPAVRATLEALDESAAAHRRARPVAVPSLMPAPAYHI from the coding sequence ATGATCGACGCCGCCGGACTGAGGGTCATGCGCGCCATCGCCGAGGAGGGCAGCTTCACCGGGGCGGCCACCGCCCTGGGCTACTCGCAGCCCGCCGTCTCGCAGATGGTGCGACGGCTCGAGCAGCGCACCGGAACGGTGCTCGTCGAGCGCATCGGCCGTCAGGTGCGGCTCACCGAGGCCGGCCAGGTCCTCGCCCGTCACGCGGTCGGCGTGCTGGCCGCCCTCGACGCGGCCGAGGAGGAGGTCGCCGCGATCGCCGGACTGCGCTCCGGCCGGGTACGGCTCATGGCGTTCCCGTCGTCGTCGGCGACGCTCGTGCCCCGGGCGCTGTCGCTGGTCAGGTCGCGCTTCCCCGACGTGTCGGTGAGCTTCAGCGAGGCGGAGCCGCCCGAGGCGCTCGCCGCGCTCCGCGCGGGTGACTGCGACCTCGCGGTGACGTTCGCCTACGAGCAGGACGAGGTGCCGGCGTCCGAGGACCTCGACCTGTTCGTCTCGACCGTGCTGCTCGAGGACGAGGTCCGCCTCGCCGTCCCCCGCAGCCACCCGCTGGCCGAGACCGGAGAGGTCGACCTGGCCGACGTCGGCTCCGAGTCGTGGATCGCCGGGTGCCCCCGGTGCCGGGGTCACCTGCTGGCCCTCGCCCGCCGGTCCGGCTTCTCCCCCACCGTGTCCTACGAGACCGAGGACTACGTCGCCGTGCTCGGTCTCGTCGGCGAGGGCCTCGGCGTCGCGCTCGTGCCCGACCTCATCCTCGCCGCCGCCAAGCACGACGGGGTGGCGACCCTCCCCCTCAAGCCCGCGTCGCGACGGGTCATCACCGCGGTGACGACCGAGGACCTCCAGCGCGTGCCCGCGGTCAGGGCCACCCTCGAGGCGCTAGACGAGAGCGCGGCCGCGCACCGCCGGGCCCGCCCCGTCGCGGTGCCGTCGCTCATGCCCGCCCCCGCCTACCACATCTGA
- the lexA gene encoding transcriptional repressor LexA, whose translation MAQVHEMPERGQGDGLTVRQRRVLEVIRNSVDRRGYPPSLREIGEAVGLTSPSSVAHQLSTLERKGYLRRDPNRPRAIEVVSPDAAPEERGYRSGDAGTRQIIDSQGLLETPSDETGSGDARPAASYVPVVGRIAAGGPILAEEVVEDVFPLPKQIVGEGSLFLLKVVGDSMVDAAICDGDWVVVRQQPTADNGDIVAAMLDNEATVKTFKRTDGHVWLMPHNPAYTPIDGDHATILGKVTAVLRRV comes from the coding sequence ATGGCACAGGTGCACGAGATGCCCGAGCGGGGCCAGGGCGACGGCCTCACGGTCCGTCAGCGGCGTGTGCTCGAGGTCATCCGCAACTCGGTCGACCGTCGGGGCTACCCGCCGAGCCTGCGCGAGATCGGCGAGGCCGTGGGCCTGACCAGCCCGAGCAGCGTCGCCCACCAGCTGTCGACCCTCGAGCGCAAGGGGTACCTGCGCCGCGACCCGAACCGGCCGCGCGCCATCGAGGTCGTCTCCCCCGACGCCGCCCCCGAGGAGCGGGGCTACCGCTCGGGTGACGCCGGCACCCGGCAGATCATCGACAGCCAGGGGCTGCTCGAGACGCCGTCGGACGAGACGGGCTCGGGGGACGCGCGCCCGGCGGCGTCGTACGTGCCCGTGGTGGGGCGGATCGCCGCCGGCGGTCCGATCCTCGCGGAGGAGGTCGTCGAGGACGTCTTCCCGCTGCCCAAGCAGATCGTCGGCGAGGGGTCGCTCTTCCTGCTCAAGGTCGTCGGCGACTCGATGGTCGACGCGGCCATCTGCGACGGCGACTGGGTCGTCGTGCGGCAGCAGCCGACCGCGGACAACGGCGACATCGTCGCGGCCATGCTCGACAACGAGGCGACGGTCAAGACGTTCAAGCGCACCGACGGCCACGTGTGGCTCATGCCGCACAACCCGGCGTACACGCCCATCGACGGCGACCACGCGACGATCCTCGGCAAGGTCACGGCGGTCCTGCGCCGGGTGTGA
- a CDS encoding ComEA family DNA-binding protein: MARRPAATDRPARGAGRRAGEPVGTDPQERLAALLARGYGDGPGGRPVAEQAGMLEAVDEHEQDEQDEQDEASGEEGEPPPGRGGRSGRSGTAGRHRAAAAPPLWSLPSSLREARRSVSWRAVAAVAVLIALAGAVLAVRVGSAQASAQPQTAASPPPLTRTGTPPAFATPGASGPSGASRSAAPSGLTAQTTSGVLLVVDVAGQVARPGLVRLPAGARVADALARAGGAGSAADLTVLNLARPLVDGERLYVPRPGEVPPTVLGPVVAGGGTGSAGGGETAAGTPGSGSAVGAGGPVDLNSADLAALDGLPGVGPVLAQRILDWRTQHGRFSTVDELGEVSGIGDKLLGTLRPLVAV; the protein is encoded by the coding sequence ATGGCCCGACGACCCGCTGCGACCGACCGCCCCGCCCGCGGGGCCGGTCGGCGAGCCGGCGAGCCGGTGGGGACGGATCCGCAGGAGCGGTTGGCGGCGCTGCTCGCGCGGGGGTACGGCGACGGTCCCGGCGGTCGGCCCGTGGCCGAGCAGGCGGGGATGCTCGAGGCGGTCGACGAGCACGAGCAGGACGAGCAGGACGAGCAGGACGAGGCGAGCGGGGAGGAGGGCGAGCCACCGCCCGGGCGTGGTGGACGCTCGGGGCGGAGCGGTACGGCGGGGCGGCACCGCGCGGCGGCCGCGCCGCCGCTGTGGTCGCTGCCCTCCTCGCTGCGCGAGGCGCGACGATCGGTCTCGTGGCGGGCGGTGGCGGCGGTCGCCGTGCTCATCGCGCTCGCGGGAGCGGTGCTCGCCGTGCGGGTGGGCTCGGCTCAGGCGTCGGCCCAGCCGCAGACCGCGGCCTCCCCGCCGCCGCTGACCCGGACGGGGACACCCCCGGCGTTCGCGACGCCCGGGGCGTCGGGACCGAGCGGTGCCTCGCGCAGTGCGGCCCCGTCTGGCCTGACCGCCCAGACGACCTCGGGTGTGCTGCTCGTGGTCGATGTGGCGGGGCAGGTGGCACGGCCGGGTCTGGTGCGGCTGCCGGCCGGCGCTCGGGTCGCCGACGCCCTCGCCCGCGCCGGGGGCGCGGGCTCGGCGGCGGACCTCACCGTCCTCAACCTGGCCCGGCCGCTCGTCGACGGCGAGCGCCTCTACGTGCCCCGCCCGGGGGAGGTGCCGCCCACCGTGCTCGGCCCGGTCGTCGCGGGTGGAGGGACGGGGAGCGCCGGGGGAGGGGAGACGGCCGCGGGGACGCCGGGCTCCGGCTCCGCGGTGGGGGCGGGTGGGCCGGTCGACCTCAACTCCGCCGACCTCGCGGCCCTCGACGGGCTCCCCGGCGTGGGCCCGGTCCTCGCCCAACGGATCCTCGACTGGCGCACCCAGCACGGCCGGTTCAGCACCGTCGACGAGCTGGGGGAGGTGAGCGGGATCGGCGACAAGCTGCTCGGCACGCTGCGGCCGCTCGTCGCCGTGTGA
- a CDS encoding LysM peptidoglycan-binding domain-containing protein — protein sequence MSAAAVWSVAPATDLVGAPSRRPELRLVPTGRAARAASAPLRITRFGRLLVLASAVTLGVVLLVSVLGAGSAAATIDHTVTVSSGQTLSQVAAHELPGLPVDEGVAQIQLANGLSSLQVHAGQRLAIPALP from the coding sequence ATGAGCGCAGCAGCCGTCTGGTCCGTCGCCCCCGCCACCGACCTGGTGGGCGCCCCGTCGCGTCGCCCCGAGCTCCGGCTCGTCCCGACCGGCCGCGCCGCCCGCGCCGCGTCCGCCCCGCTGCGGATCACCCGCTTCGGCCGGCTGCTCGTCCTCGCCTCGGCCGTCACCCTGGGAGTGGTCCTGCTCGTCAGCGTGCTGGGCGCCGGGTCCGCCGCGGCGACCATCGACCACACCGTGACGGTCTCCTCGGGGCAGACGCTGTCGCAGGTCGCCGCCCACGAGCTGCCGGGCCTGCCCGTCGACGAGGGCGTCGCGCAGATTCAGCTGGCCAACGGGCTCAGCTCGCTCCAGGTGCACGCGGGGCAGCGCCTCGCCATCCCGGCCCTGCCCTGA
- a CDS encoding DegV family protein, which translates to MSVAVVTDSTAYLPRELVAAAATPLTIVPLHVVVGSLDRRESDVEPDDLAAALRSFTPVSTSRPTPQAFLGAYEQLAAEGATSVVSVHLSADMSGTVQSAQLAAGQAPLPVTVVDARTLGMAMGYAVLSAAQAAGRGAGPEEVAAVARARAAASSVAFYVDTLEHLRRGGRIGAASALLGSALAIKPILTIREGAIEPLERVRTSSRALARLAALALEAAGRAPGVVDVAVQHLDGEARAQGLAQQLRADLPADRVGEVVVGQLGAVVGAHVGPGTVAVVVSPRP; encoded by the coding sequence GTGAGCGTCGCCGTCGTCACCGACTCCACGGCCTACCTGCCGCGGGAGCTGGTCGCGGCGGCGGCGACGCCGTTGACGATCGTGCCGCTGCACGTCGTCGTCGGGTCGCTCGACCGGCGCGAGAGCGACGTCGAGCCGGACGACCTCGCGGCGGCGCTGCGCTCCTTCACCCCCGTCAGCACGTCGCGGCCCACGCCGCAGGCGTTCCTCGGGGCGTACGAGCAGCTGGCCGCCGAGGGCGCGACGTCGGTCGTGTCGGTGCACCTGTCGGCGGACATGTCCGGGACGGTGCAGTCGGCGCAGCTCGCCGCTGGGCAGGCACCGCTGCCGGTCACAGTCGTCGACGCCCGCACCCTCGGGATGGCGATGGGGTACGCCGTCCTGTCCGCCGCGCAGGCGGCCGGTCGGGGGGCCGGACCGGAGGAGGTCGCGGCCGTCGCCCGGGCCCGGGCGGCCGCGTCGTCGGTGGCGTTCTACGTCGACACCCTCGAGCACCTGCGGCGCGGCGGCCGGATCGGCGCGGCGTCGGCGCTGCTCGGGTCGGCGCTCGCGATCAAGCCCATCCTCACCATCCGCGAGGGCGCGATCGAGCCGCTGGAGCGGGTGCGGACCTCGTCGCGGGCGCTGGCCCGGTTGGCCGCGCTGGCGCTCGAGGCGGCCGGTCGGGCGCCGGGGGTCGTCGACGTCGCGGTGCAGCACCTGGACGGGGAGGCCCGGGCGCAGGGGCTGGCCCAGCAGCTGCGGGCGGACCTGCCGGCCGACCGGGTCGGGGAGGTCGTGGTCGGGCAGCTCGGTGCGGTGGTCGGTGCGCACGTCGGTCCGGGGACGGTCGCCGTCGTCGTGTCGCCGCGGCCGTGA
- a CDS encoding Sir2 family NAD-dependent protein deacetylase, whose amino-acid sequence MRPAEGGAVEGPGSFDELLGLVRAGEVAVLTGAGLSTESGIPDYRGPDGTRRVMPMQYDEFSGSSAARQRYWARSFIGWQRFTRAHPNAGHRAVTALQRSGRLTGIVTQNVDGLHQEAGAHDVLELHGTLDRVVCLTCGDRSSRVALHERMALANPGFADRVLAVAGDASRVTSQIRPDGDIVLDDDLVTTFHLQACLVCGRDTLKPDVVFFGESVPKETVAHAFDTVDRARGLLVLGSSLAVMSGYRFVRRAHRDGKPVAIVTAGPSRGDGEATIRLHGPLGETLTRLAAAVA is encoded by the coding sequence CTGCGACCGGCGGAGGGGGGCGCGGTCGAGGGTCCGGGGTCGTTCGACGAGCTCCTCGGCCTCGTCCGGGCCGGCGAGGTCGCCGTCCTCACCGGGGCCGGGCTCAGCACCGAGTCGGGGATCCCCGACTACCGCGGCCCGGACGGCACCCGGCGCGTCATGCCGATGCAGTACGACGAGTTCAGCGGCTCCTCCGCCGCCCGCCAGCGCTACTGGGCCCGCAGCTTCATCGGCTGGCAGCGCTTCACCCGCGCGCACCCGAACGCCGGTCACCGCGCCGTCACCGCGCTCCAGCGCAGCGGCCGTCTCACCGGGATCGTCACCCAGAACGTCGACGGACTGCACCAGGAGGCCGGTGCCCACGACGTCCTCGAGCTGCACGGCACGCTCGATCGGGTCGTCTGCCTCACCTGCGGCGACCGCAGCTCCCGGGTGGCGCTGCACGAGCGGATGGCGCTGGCCAACCCCGGGTTCGCCGACCGGGTGCTCGCCGTCGCGGGGGACGCCTCGCGCGTCACCAGCCAGATCCGGCCCGACGGCGACATCGTCCTCGACGACGACCTCGTGACGACCTTCCACCTGCAGGCCTGCCTCGTCTGCGGGCGCGACACCCTCAAGCCCGACGTCGTCTTCTTCGGCGAGTCGGTCCCGAAGGAGACCGTCGCCCACGCCTTCGACACGGTCGACCGGGCCCGCGGCCTGCTGGTCCTGGGCTCGTCGCTGGCGGTGATGAGCGGCTACCGCTTCGTGCGGCGGGCCCACCGCGACGGCAAGCCGGTGGCCATCGTCACGGCCGGCCCCAGCCGCGGCGACGGCGAGGCGACCATCCGGCTCCACGGCCCCTTGGGGGAGACGCTCACAAGGCTGGCCGCCGCCGTCGCCTGA
- a CDS encoding ComEC/Rec2 family competence protein, which yields MSADEVAPARADLRLLLPAAAGWVVQALLLGASGGWRVTTAGLAGVATAGALARHRRRGAGRVTRPPGGGEPTSYSALLALTGLVVVLLTGALAAWTAVRDAGPVAELAQDRAVVTVTAGVASDPHLVAGGHGGQPLVAVVLDVREVTGRGRTTAVQDPVLVLGDPSLLALPWRAQVRLTGRLGPTDDPADDVVAMLAPRGPVTVVSAPGLLERTAALVRGRFASATEHLPADARGLLPGLVLGDTSRAPQDLTTAMQASGLTHLSAVSGSNVTIVLAAGIWACGWLGVRRRRRPLVALALLLGFVVLVRPEPSVLRAAAMGCVGLLGLGTHRRREGLPAVAAAVVGLLVWDPWLSRSVGFALSTLATIGLLVLARPWGEALAARLPPRLRWLGPAVALPLAAQVVCGPVVVVLQGSVSLVAVLTNLVVSPLVTPATVLGVAVALLALVVPPLAAWAAWLPALPTLGIAAVARAGAGLPWGSVPWPSGAGGALSLAALSLVVVLTGPWLLHHGRRRPAVVAACALLGLAAGAPTARLTWPPPGWRYVMCDVGQGDGMVLRSAAGTVVVVDTGPDPAAVDGCLGRLGVTRVDAVVLTHDHADHVDGLPGVLRGRSVGALLVDPSTNPPTARATWWPRPVPRGSR from the coding sequence GTGAGCGCGGACGAGGTGGCGCCGGCCCGGGCCGACCTGAGGCTGCTGCTGCCGGCGGCCGCCGGCTGGGTGGTCCAGGCGCTGCTGCTCGGAGCCAGCGGCGGTTGGCGGGTGACGACCGCCGGACTCGCCGGGGTGGCCACCGCCGGCGCGCTCGCGCGTCACCGCCGACGGGGTGCCGGTCGGGTGACCCGACCGCCCGGCGGCGGCGAACCGACGTCGTACAGCGCTCTGCTCGCCCTCACCGGTCTCGTCGTCGTCCTCCTCACGGGGGCGCTCGCAGCGTGGACGGCGGTGCGTGACGCCGGACCCGTGGCGGAGCTGGCCCAGGACCGGGCCGTCGTCACCGTCACCGCCGGCGTCGCGAGCGACCCCCACCTCGTGGCCGGTGGGCACGGCGGACAGCCGCTCGTCGCGGTCGTGCTCGACGTCCGCGAGGTGACGGGTCGGGGGAGGACCACTGCGGTGCAGGACCCCGTGCTCGTCCTGGGCGACCCGTCGCTGCTGGCGCTGCCGTGGCGCGCTCAGGTGCGGCTCACCGGTCGCCTCGGGCCGACCGACGACCCCGCCGACGACGTCGTCGCGATGCTCGCCCCGCGCGGTCCCGTCACCGTCGTCTCCGCGCCGGGGCTGCTCGAGCGGACGGCGGCGCTCGTGCGGGGGCGGTTCGCCTCCGCGACCGAGCACCTGCCGGCCGACGCGCGCGGCCTGCTGCCCGGCCTCGTCCTCGGCGACACGAGCCGGGCCCCGCAGGACCTCACCACCGCGATGCAGGCGAGCGGCCTGACCCACCTCAGCGCGGTCAGCGGCAGCAACGTCACCATCGTCCTCGCGGCCGGGATCTGGGCGTGCGGGTGGCTCGGCGTCCGGCGCCGACGACGACCCCTCGTGGCGCTCGCCCTGCTGCTCGGCTTCGTCGTCCTCGTCCGGCCCGAGCCGAGCGTGCTGCGCGCGGCGGCGATGGGGTGCGTCGGGCTGCTGGGCCTCGGCACCCACCGCCGGCGCGAGGGGCTGCCGGCGGTCGCCGCCGCCGTCGTCGGGCTCCTCGTCTGGGACCCGTGGCTGTCGAGGTCGGTGGGGTTCGCGCTGTCGACGCTGGCCACGATCGGGCTGCTCGTGCTCGCCCGACCGTGGGGCGAGGCGCTCGCCGCGCGCCTGCCGCCCCGGCTGAGGTGGCTCGGACCCGCCGTCGCCCTCCCGCTCGCCGCCCAGGTCGTCTGCGGGCCGGTGGTCGTCGTCCTGCAGGGGTCGGTGTCGCTCGTCGCCGTCCTCACCAACCTCGTCGTGTCGCCGCTGGTCACCCCGGCGACGGTCCTCGGTGTCGCCGTCGCGCTCCTCGCGCTCGTGGTGCCACCCCTCGCCGCGTGGGCGGCCTGGCTGCCCGCCCTGCCCACCCTGGGGATCGCGGCCGTCGCCCGGGCGGGGGCGGGACTGCCCTGGGGCAGCGTCCCGTGGCCGAGCGGCGCCGGCGGGGCGCTCAGCCTCGCGGCGCTCAGCCTCGTCGTCGTCCTCACCGGGCCGTGGCTGCTGCACCACGGCCGCCGCCGGCCGGCGGTCGTGGCGGCGTGCGCCCTCCTGGGGCTCGCCGCCGGGGCGCCGACGGCCCGGCTGACCTGGCCGCCGCCGGGGTGGCGCTACGTCATGTGCGACGTCGGCCAGGGCGACGGGATGGTCCTGCGCAGCGCCGCCGGCACGGTGGTCGTCGTCGACACCGGGCCTGACCCGGCGGCCGTCGACGGGTGCCTCGGGCGGCTCGGGGTGACCCGGGTCGACGCCGTGGTCCTCACGCACGACCACGCCGACCACGTCGACGGGCTGCCGGGCGTGCTGCGCGGGCGGTCCGTGGGCGCCCTGCTCGTCGACCCGTCGACGAACCCGCCGACCGCGCGCGCGACGTGGTGGCCGAGGCCCGTGCCGCGGGGGTCCCGGTGA
- a CDS encoding glycerol-3-phosphate acyltransferase, whose product MAVALGAVAAFLLGSVNPATIVARVLGRDLATAGSGNPGATNAGRVLGARWGVLVGLLDVAKGFVPSVLALHLGGHGASYVVGVAAVLGHVWSPFLRGHGGKGVATALGAVLGVLPWFALVMVVVFVAVVALGRWVAGASVAAAGTLVVLGVLAGLGRTGPLGGVGWSTTAYGVVLSGVVLARHRPNLQGWSRARRSR is encoded by the coding sequence GTGGCGGTCGCGCTCGGGGCGGTCGCGGCGTTCCTGCTGGGGTCGGTCAACCCGGCGACGATCGTCGCGCGGGTGCTCGGGCGCGACCTCGCCACCGCGGGCTCCGGCAACCCCGGGGCCACCAACGCCGGACGGGTCCTCGGCGCGCGGTGGGGCGTGCTCGTCGGGCTGCTCGACGTGGCGAAGGGGTTCGTCCCGTCGGTGCTGGCGCTGCACCTGGGTGGGCACGGGGCGTCGTACGTCGTGGGGGTGGCGGCGGTGCTCGGGCACGTGTGGTCACCGTTCCTGCGGGGGCACGGCGGCAAGGGGGTGGCGACGGCGCTGGGCGCCGTCCTCGGGGTGCTGCCGTGGTTCGCGCTCGTCATGGTCGTCGTCTTCGTCGCGGTGGTGGCCCTGGGGCGGTGGGTGGCGGGCGCGTCCGTCGCGGCGGCGGGGACGCTCGTGGTCCTCGGGGTCCTCGCCGGCCTCGGGCGCACGGGTCCGCTCGGTGGGGTGGGCTGGTCGACGACGGCGTACGGCGTCGTCCTCTCGGGGGTCGTGCTGGCCCGGCACCGCCCCAACCTGCAGGGGTGGTCGCGGGCGCGGCGCTCGCGCTGA
- a CDS encoding serine hydrolase domain-containing protein — protein sequence MTVLAILALGVPAAAATAAPTPPVPKPAVPASTATAHDRRPAAQARLQQDLQAVVDAGAVGVVAASTTRGGDWWKGAAGVRNPSTGSAAQPFDTVRVGSVTKAMVATLAMQEVDRRHWSLSTTVDDVLPGLLGAHGDVTLEELLSHRSGLPDYLTALLRTAQTPEQVETVLATRRTDQQLVAAALADPWSFTPGTSFSYSNTNYVVVGMMLAAATHRSVGSLLAQRVFAPAGMGSARFPMNGPTYDGAHLSDVALWGDPPGILDDLGSTSFSSAGAVVANASDIDRFYRALMAGRLTSKGSLQQMLTPRTTTPLRYGLGIYAVGDPCPAADGSPQLLFGHDGATFGTLTVVFTSTDGTRQASVAYNGRDYSTTTPQSAVAANQVLVDAFTASCPRPVTAGGQTAGERPDGVDGRLLGQAPQDAWVPPTRSALTRSR from the coding sequence GTGACCGTGCTCGCGATCCTGGCGCTGGGTGTCCCGGCGGCGGCGGCCACCGCGGCGCCGACGCCTCCGGTCCCGAAGCCTGCTGTCCCCGCGAGCACCGCCACGGCGCACGACCGGCGCCCGGCCGCTCAGGCGCGTCTGCAGCAGGACCTGCAGGCGGTCGTCGACGCCGGAGCGGTCGGCGTGGTCGCAGCGAGCACGACCCGCGGCGGCGACTGGTGGAAGGGGGCCGCCGGGGTGCGGAACCCGTCGACCGGGTCGGCGGCCCAGCCGTTCGACACCGTGCGGGTCGGCAGCGTGACGAAGGCGATGGTCGCCACCCTCGCCATGCAGGAGGTGGACCGCCGGCACTGGAGCCTGTCGACGACGGTCGACGACGTCCTGCCCGGGCTGCTGGGCGCGCACGGCGACGTCACCCTGGAGGAGCTGCTGAGCCACCGCTCCGGCTTACCCGACTACCTCACGGCCCTGCTGCGCACGGCGCAGACCCCGGAGCAGGTCGAGACGGTCCTCGCGACGCGTCGTACGGACCAGCAGCTCGTCGCCGCGGCGCTGGCGGACCCGTGGTCGTTCACGCCCGGCACCTCGTTCTCCTACTCCAACACCAACTACGTCGTGGTCGGGATGATGCTCGCTGCGGCGACGCACCGCAGCGTCGGGAGCCTGCTGGCCCAACGGGTGTTCGCGCCCGCCGGGATGGGCTCCGCGCGCTTTCCGATGAACGGGCCGACGTACGACGGCGCGCACCTGTCCGACGTCGCGCTGTGGGGTGACCCGCCCGGCATCCTCGATGACCTCGGGTCGACCTCGTTCTCCTCCGCCGGCGCGGTGGTGGCCAACGCGTCCGACATCGACCGGTTCTACCGTGCGTTGATGGCAGGACGGCTCACCTCGAAGGGCTCCCTGCAGCAGATGCTCACGCCCCGGACCACCACCCCGCTGCGCTACGGACTGGGCATCTACGCCGTCGGTGACCCGTGCCCCGCGGCCGACGGGAGCCCCCAGCTGCTCTTCGGGCACGACGGCGCCACCTTCGGCACCCTCACCGTGGTCTTCACCTCCACCGACGGCACCCGGCAGGCGTCGGTGGCCTACAACGGGCGGGACTACAGCACGACGACCCCGCAGTCCGCGGTCGCCGCCAACCAGGTGCTCGTCGACGCGTTCACGGCGAGCTGCCCACGGCCCGTCACCGCCGGCGGCCAGACCGCGGGCGAACGGCCGGACGGGGTGGACGGACGACTCCTCGGTCAGGCCCCCCAGGACGCCTGGGTCCCGCCGACGCGCTCGGCGCTGACCCGCTCGAGGTAG